The following proteins come from a genomic window of Hymenobacter canadensis:
- a CDS encoding M1 family aminopeptidase, whose product MLFGTLASCYARPLVRVQLDLEPATHRFTCHYTFRLPAADTSSVLQLNLNRQFQLQQVRSTGAAPPRTTRLFYPFFGDTLQQVTVRFAKGQARRQVELTYAGTLAKGNFAGDVNVLSGHTNWLPFRPYAEYAVVDYELAVRVPTGYQVLSTTAPRRQRAGSYTFRGSTSATELTAIVARQFEQLAAGSAPRITVVKAAAAPGRPDSVLLHKTQDIVAFYNRSIGRQDAVAQFTVFLPGTNHEAYGLLDNAAVITYTDFDVAKREDLLILAHEISHKWWAYGSYHDDSAWLNEAFATYSSLLYLQASGDAEGYRQELAKLAASAVGAPPVLGFDRYQHEPAVFRRVVYNKGTVILAALHDRLGAESFNTVLAATAARKVSTTAGFLGVVGQLAGQTTRDWLLAELSR is encoded by the coding sequence TTGCTTTTCGGAACGCTGGCGTCATGCTATGCCCGGCCGCTGGTGCGGGTGCAGCTGGACTTGGAGCCGGCTACGCACCGCTTCACCTGCCACTACACGTTCCGCCTGCCTGCCGCCGACACCAGCTCCGTGCTGCAACTGAACCTCAACCGCCAGTTTCAGCTACAGCAGGTGCGCAGCACTGGTGCCGCGCCCCCGCGCACCACGCGGCTGTTCTACCCGTTTTTCGGGGATACGCTGCAGCAGGTGACGGTGCGTTTTGCCAAGGGGCAGGCCCGCCGCCAGGTGGAGCTGACGTACGCGGGCACCCTGGCCAAGGGCAATTTCGCCGGCGACGTAAACGTGCTGAGTGGCCACACCAACTGGCTGCCGTTCCGGCCCTACGCCGAGTATGCAGTGGTAGACTACGAGCTGGCCGTGCGGGTGCCGACCGGCTATCAGGTGCTGAGCACCACCGCGCCGCGCCGGCAGCGGGCCGGCAGCTACACTTTCCGCGGCAGCACCAGCGCCACCGAGCTGACGGCTATTGTGGCGCGGCAGTTCGAGCAGCTGGCGGCTGGTAGCGCGCCGCGCATTACGGTGGTGAAAGCCGCCGCTGCGCCGGGGCGGCCGGATTCTGTGCTGCTGCACAAAACCCAGGACATCGTGGCGTTTTACAACCGCAGTATCGGCCGCCAGGATGCGGTTGCGCAGTTCACGGTTTTCCTGCCCGGCACCAACCACGAAGCCTACGGCCTGCTCGACAATGCCGCCGTCATCACCTACACTGATTTCGACGTGGCCAAGCGGGAGGATCTGCTGATTCTGGCCCACGAGATAAGCCACAAGTGGTGGGCCTACGGCTCGTACCACGACGACAGCGCGTGGCTGAACGAGGCCTTCGCCACCTATTCCAGCCTGCTGTACCTGCAAGCAAGCGGGGATGCCGAAGGCTACCGGCAGGAGCTGGCGAAGCTGGCCGCCTCAGCAGTCGGTGCGCCGCCGGTCCTGGGCTTCGACCGCTACCAGCACGAGCCGGCCGTTTTCCGCCGGGTGGTGTACAACAAAGGCACGGTAATCCTCGCGGCCCTGCACGACCGGCTGGGAGCCGAATCATTCAACACCGTACTGGCCGCCACGGCCGCCCGCAAAGTGTCCACCACGGCTGGCTTTCTGGGAGTAGTGGGCCAGCTTGCCGGCCAAACCACGCGCGACTGGCTGCTGGCCGAACTGAGCCGGTAG
- a CDS encoding DUF4442 domain-containing protein, with the protein MHTLPDTPAAAAFRRTISSPLKLRLFMLRSLPMAYLAGLRLREITPERAVITVPFKYLTQNPFRSIYFACLSMAAEMASGMLAMMHIQGQGRVSMLVVGLEAEFTKKAVGLIAFTSEDGQRIAQTIADSRASGEGRTVVCTSTGVDEAGDVVATFRITWSFRAK; encoded by the coding sequence ATGCACACCCTCCCCGACACGCCCGCTGCCGCCGCTTTCCGCCGCACGATTTCCAGCCCGTTGAAGCTACGCCTGTTCATGCTGCGCAGTCTGCCGATGGCGTATCTGGCGGGGCTGCGGCTGCGCGAAATCACGCCGGAGCGGGCCGTCATCACGGTGCCGTTCAAGTACCTCACCCAGAATCCGTTTCGCAGCATCTACTTCGCCTGCCTGAGCATGGCCGCCGAAATGGCCAGCGGCATGCTGGCCATGATGCACATCCAGGGCCAGGGCCGCGTCTCGATGCTGGTGGTGGGACTGGAAGCCGAATTCACCAAAAAGGCCGTCGGCCTGATTGCCTTCACCTCCGAAGACGGCCAGCGCATCGCCCAAACCATTGCCGACAGCCGCGCCAGCGGCGAGGGCCGCACCGTAGTCTGCACCAGCACCGGTGTAGATGAAGCCGGCGACGTGGTGGCTACCTTCCGGATTACGTGGTCGTTTCGGGCGAAGTAG
- a CDS encoding DUF3857 domain-containing protein — MTLLSVARATAASLLLLTAAAPLHAQQAPKTLQYATYTWDAKRTKRLPVTEAEAKLPALILRDFTAHEFSAGDKELQIYSTEHRILRVNTSDGIEQFNKIYIPQDGGRLVYLKARTISPRGEVVEVSESNMKELKDQDGGRGFKIFAVEGVEKGSEIEYVFLRERPAKFFGREYLQSGLPAHDVSFELISPEALTFEARVYHGPAARPDTVVAGKRIIRLRLPDVAAAREEAFASGNAERMRLEYKLAYTAQRGRTRLFTWADASQYLHGTVYSLSKDETKAADKVLKDAKLPGGGDTEARVKALENYLKTSFNLAEDGESNIQRIAATKNASDLGLTRLFAALLRRQGIEHELVLTSDRSDAVFDDTFDTWNYLDNYAFYFPETKQLLAPSRPDFRYGMLPPGWTANKGLFIRTVKLGSTESAVGTVRDIPTLTAEQSPNDLDISVKFTPELDKALVNVHQVLGGYHAQVIQPFFSLIPEEKRTEVLQELVKGSVPDATFQSLKATNGEAGLSPLSKPFLVDASVESSALLNKAGQRYLFKVGELLGPQSELYQTEARQYDVENDFNRRYNRTITLELPAGYQIRNLSDLNANVQAGPDAKDPLYYFTSKYAVQGQTVTVTITEAYRQIRWPKKDFEAFRDVVNAAANFNKVVLVLEKKG; from the coding sequence ATGACTCTTCTTTCCGTTGCCCGAGCCACTGCTGCTTCGCTGCTGCTGCTCACGGCCGCCGCGCCGCTCCACGCCCAGCAGGCGCCCAAAACCCTGCAGTACGCCACCTACACCTGGGACGCCAAGCGCACCAAGCGCCTGCCCGTGACGGAGGCCGAAGCCAAGCTGCCGGCCCTGATTCTGCGCGACTTCACGGCCCACGAGTTCAGCGCCGGCGACAAGGAGCTGCAGATATATTCCACCGAGCACCGGATTCTGCGCGTGAACACCTCCGATGGCATCGAGCAGTTCAACAAAATCTACATCCCGCAGGACGGCGGCCGGCTGGTGTACCTGAAGGCCCGCACCATCAGTCCGCGCGGCGAGGTGGTGGAGGTGAGCGAAAGCAACATGAAGGAGCTCAAGGACCAGGACGGCGGCCGCGGCTTCAAGATTTTTGCGGTGGAAGGGGTGGAGAAAGGCTCGGAAATCGAGTATGTGTTTCTGCGCGAGCGGCCGGCCAAGTTCTTCGGACGCGAGTACCTGCAAAGCGGCCTGCCGGCCCACGACGTGTCGTTTGAGCTGATTTCGCCGGAGGCCCTCACCTTCGAAGCGCGCGTGTACCACGGCCCCGCCGCCCGCCCCGATACCGTGGTGGCCGGCAAGCGCATCATCCGCCTGCGCCTGCCCGACGTGGCTGCCGCCCGCGAGGAAGCCTTTGCCTCCGGCAACGCCGAGCGCATGCGCCTGGAGTACAAGCTGGCCTATACCGCCCAGCGCGGCCGCACCCGCCTCTTCACCTGGGCCGACGCCAGCCAGTACCTGCACGGCACCGTGTACTCGCTCAGCAAAGACGAAACCAAGGCCGCCGACAAGGTGCTGAAAGACGCCAAGCTGCCCGGCGGCGGCGACACGGAAGCCCGCGTGAAGGCGCTGGAAAACTACCTCAAAACCAGCTTCAACCTGGCCGAGGACGGCGAAAGCAACATCCAGCGCATTGCGGCCACCAAAAACGCCTCCGACCTAGGCCTGACGCGTCTGTTTGCCGCGTTGCTGCGCCGCCAGGGCATCGAGCACGAGCTGGTGCTGACCTCCGACCGCTCCGACGCTGTGTTCGACGACACCTTCGACACCTGGAACTACCTCGACAACTACGCCTTCTACTTCCCCGAAACCAAGCAGCTGCTGGCCCCGTCGCGGCCCGATTTCCGCTACGGCATGCTGCCCCCCGGCTGGACCGCCAACAAGGGCCTGTTCATCCGCACCGTGAAGCTGGGCTCCACCGAGTCGGCCGTGGGCACCGTGCGCGACATCCCGACCCTGACCGCCGAGCAAAGCCCCAACGACCTCGACATCAGCGTGAAGTTCACGCCCGAGCTCGACAAGGCCCTCGTGAACGTGCATCAGGTGCTGGGCGGCTACCACGCCCAGGTGATTCAGCCGTTTTTCTCCTTGATTCCGGAAGAAAAGCGCACCGAGGTGCTGCAGGAACTGGTGAAAGGCAGCGTGCCCGACGCCACCTTCCAGAGCCTGAAAGCCACCAACGGCGAAGCCGGCCTGAGCCCGCTCAGCAAGCCGTTTCTGGTAGATGCCAGCGTGGAATCGTCGGCGCTGCTGAATAAGGCGGGCCAGCGCTATCTGTTCAAAGTCGGGGAGCTGCTGGGGCCGCAGTCGGAGCTGTATCAGACCGAAGCCCGGCAGTACGACGTGGAAAACGACTTCAACCGCCGCTACAACCGCACCATCACGCTGGAGCTGCCAGCAGGCTACCAGATCCGCAACCTCTCGGACCTAAACGCCAACGTGCAGGCCGGCCCCGACGCCAAAGATCCGCTCTACTATTTCACCTCGAAGTACGCCGTGCAGGGCCAGACCGTCACGGTCACCATCACGGAAGCCTACCGCCAGATCCGCTGGCCCAAGAAGGACTTCGAAGCCTTCCGCGACGTAGTAAACGCCGCCGCCAACTTCAACAAAGTGGTGTTGGTGCTGGAAAAGAAAGGCTGA
- a CDS encoding DUF3857 domain-containing protein yields the protein MKANNRFGGALALLLGAATLVAAPRSAYAQQPTQLVAEMQAKFPGEKAVYLDYRTDLTFAVQGDSVVVLARHHQDMLHLDAQSAMYANDKVFNSHFSRVQKLDARTMVPAGNSYKTVKVTDYKEKFEVQSGIFYDDTRSTTWSFPAVTPGARTVTDYTVRHPDPRFLLPFYFGSYVPVRHAELTITAPKNVKISHRMFHVEGLKINFSKQEKGSTVTYRWSADDLPSPPRDDDGPEAAYYLPHLVYFVEEVPSADGQARRMLAGVPELYSLYSGFVSKLDPQESPALRRVVDSLAVGAKTEQEKVQRVYYWVQDNIRYVAFENGMGGFIPRDAGLVYTKRYGDCKDMANLTREMLRMAGIKSYLTWIGTRDLPYRYSELATPGVDNHMITTYEASPGQYVFLDATNKYMPFGMPSAFIQGKEALLAIDGKNCKVVPVPVMGQERSPVSDVSQLVLDEKGGLRGKGSLQLLGYPKVMQSYALDGLDQTEETKYVKALLERGNNKFFVDKYSVSHLDTREKPLTIDYEYRLQDYVQKLDDEIYVNLNLEQPYAHDKIDAAKRRLPRVNEYATQNHTRTELEIPAGYDVEYLPPVAEMRDPVFGFKVKYERQGNKIVQDKEVYINYLLLQPQQFGQWNAVVDKLNAAYRETVIFKRRKV from the coding sequence ATGAAGGCAAATAACCGGTTTGGTGGCGCCCTGGCGCTGCTTTTGGGCGCCGCCACGCTGGTGGCCGCGCCACGCAGTGCCTACGCCCAGCAGCCCACCCAGCTGGTGGCCGAAATGCAGGCGAAGTTTCCGGGCGAAAAGGCCGTGTACCTCGACTACCGCACCGACCTCACCTTCGCGGTGCAGGGCGACTCGGTGGTGGTGCTGGCCCGCCACCACCAGGACATGCTGCACCTGGATGCACAGTCGGCCATGTACGCCAACGACAAGGTGTTCAACTCCCACTTCAGCCGCGTGCAGAAGCTGGACGCCCGTACCATGGTGCCCGCCGGCAACAGCTACAAAACGGTGAAGGTGACCGACTACAAGGAGAAGTTCGAGGTGCAGTCGGGCATTTTCTACGACGACACCCGCTCCACCACCTGGAGCTTCCCGGCCGTGACGCCCGGCGCCCGCACCGTGACCGACTACACCGTGCGCCACCCCGACCCGCGGTTTCTGCTGCCGTTCTACTTCGGCTCCTACGTGCCCGTGCGCCACGCCGAGCTGACCATCACAGCGCCCAAAAACGTGAAGATCAGCCACCGCATGTTTCACGTTGAGGGCCTGAAAATCAACTTCAGCAAGCAGGAGAAAGGCAGCACCGTTACGTACCGCTGGAGCGCCGACGACCTGCCCAGCCCCCCGCGCGACGACGACGGCCCCGAGGCCGCCTACTACCTGCCGCACCTCGTGTACTTCGTGGAGGAAGTGCCTTCCGCCGACGGGCAGGCCCGCCGCATGCTGGCCGGCGTGCCCGAGCTCTACAGCTTGTATTCGGGCTTCGTGAGCAAGCTCGACCCACAGGAAAGCCCCGCCCTGCGCCGCGTAGTCGATTCGCTGGCTGTGGGCGCCAAAACTGAGCAGGAAAAGGTGCAGCGCGTGTACTACTGGGTGCAGGACAACATCCGCTACGTGGCCTTCGAAAACGGCATGGGCGGCTTCATCCCGCGCGACGCCGGCCTGGTGTACACCAAGCGCTACGGCGACTGTAAGGACATGGCCAACCTCACCCGCGAGATGCTGCGCATGGCCGGCATCAAGTCCTACCTCACCTGGATTGGCACCCGCGACCTGCCCTACCGCTACTCCGAGCTGGCCACGCCCGGCGTGGATAACCACATGATAACCACCTACGAGGCCAGCCCCGGCCAGTACGTGTTCCTCGATGCCACCAACAAATACATGCCCTTCGGGATGCCCTCGGCCTTCATTCAGGGCAAGGAGGCGCTGCTGGCCATCGATGGCAAGAACTGCAAAGTGGTGCCCGTGCCGGTGATGGGGCAGGAGCGCAGCCCCGTTTCGGACGTGTCGCAGCTGGTGCTGGATGAGAAGGGCGGCTTGCGCGGCAAGGGCAGTCTGCAGCTACTGGGCTACCCCAAGGTGATGCAGAGCTACGCCCTCGACGGCCTCGACCAGACCGAGGAAACCAAATATGTGAAGGCTCTGCTGGAGCGCGGCAACAACAAGTTCTTTGTCGACAAATACAGCGTCAGCCACCTCGACACCCGCGAAAAGCCGCTCACCATCGACTACGAGTACCGCCTGCAGGACTACGTGCAGAAGCTCGACGACGAAATCTACGTGAACCTGAACCTGGAGCAGCCTTACGCCCACGACAAGATTGACGCCGCCAAGCGCCGCCTGCCCCGCGTGAACGAGTACGCCACCCAGAACCACACCCGCACCGAGCTGGAAATTCCGGCCGGCTACGACGTGGAGTACCTGCCGCCCGTTGCCGAAATGCGCGACCCGGTGTTCGGCTTCAAGGTGAAATATGAGCGCCAGGGCAACAAAATCGTGCAGGACAAGGAAGTCTACATCAACTACCTGCTGCTCCAGCCCCAGCAGTTCGGCCAGTGGAACGCCGTGGTCGACAAGCTCAACGCCGCCTACCGCGAAACCGTCATTTTCAAGCGCCGGAAGGTCTGA
- a CDS encoding PPC domain-containing DNA-binding protein gives MRTRFCGLFFSLLLAGPAAPLLAQTPAAMPANKPAVPVPAALPSVMRTYALRLTPGQDLRQQLNAFVEQQQIKAGAIVTCVGSLTQTTLRLANQEGPSVYRGHFEIVSLVGTLSTSGSHLHLAVSDSTGRTLGGHLLDGNLVYTTAELVLGVLEDVEFRREPDPTFGYRELTVYPAPKKPRKPRPTPR, from the coding sequence ATGCGTACTCGTTTCTGCGGTTTGTTCTTTTCCTTGCTGCTAGCCGGGCCGGCTGCGCCGCTGCTGGCCCAAACTCCTGCTGCCATGCCCGCTAATAAGCCTGCTGTACCGGTTCCTGCCGCTTTGCCTTCTGTCATGCGCACTTATGCGCTGCGCCTGACGCCCGGACAGGATCTGCGCCAGCAGCTCAACGCCTTTGTGGAGCAGCAGCAGATAAAAGCGGGCGCCATCGTGACGTGCGTGGGCAGCCTCACGCAAACTACCCTGCGGCTGGCCAACCAGGAAGGCCCCAGCGTGTACCGCGGCCACTTCGAAATCGTGAGCCTGGTGGGCACGCTTTCCACCAGCGGCAGCCACCTGCACCTGGCTGTGTCTGACTCCACGGGCCGCACGCTGGGCGGGCATCTGCTCGATGGCAACCTCGTGTACACCACCGCCGAGCTGGTGCTGGGCGTGCTGGAAGACGTGGAGTTCCGGCGCGAGCCCGACCCCACGTTCGGCTACCGCGAGCTGACCGTGTACCCGGCCCCGAAAAAGCCCCGCAAGCCCCGCCCCACGCCGCGCTAA